One genomic window of Elaeis guineensis isolate ETL-2024a chromosome 2, EG11, whole genome shotgun sequence includes the following:
- the LOC105046469 gene encoding uncharacterized protein: MAALRLLLRVRTLAASPASAPLSHVACRRVSALRPPVRSMAAASDAFQKVQIHRDDTTFDAYVVGKENAPGIVVLQEWWGVDFEVKNHALHISQMNPGFRALIPDLYRGKVGLDVAEAQHLMDGLDWQGAVKDIRASVNWLKANGSSKVGVTGYCMGGALSIASAVLVPEVDAVVAFYGVPSSELADPSQAKAPVQAHFGELDNFVGFSDITAAKSLEEKLKRSGVPYEVHIYPGCAHAFMNASPDGIKRRKAMGMDDENPAATELAWSRFRSWMGAYLLSP, encoded by the exons ATGGCAGCCCTGCGCCTGCTGCTGAGAGTCAGAACCCTCGCCGCCTCTCCGGCCTCCGCTCCCCTCTCCCACGTCGCCTGCCGCCGCGTCTCCGCTCTCCGGCCACCCGTCCGTTCCATGGCCGCCGCTTCCGACGCCTTCCAGAAGGTCCAGATCCACCGCGATGACACC ACATTTGATGCATATGTAGTTGGAAAAGAAAACGCTCCAGGAATAGTGGTGTTGCAGGAGTGGTGGGGGGTTGATTTTGAGGTCAAGAACCACGCTTTGCACATTTCCCAGATGAATCCAGGCTTTAGAGCTTTAATTCCGGA TTTGTATCGTGGAAAGGTTGGCTTGGATGTTGCTGAGGCACAACACTTGATGGATGGTCTGGACTGGCAGGGTGCTGTTAAGGACATACGTGCTTCAGTTAACTGGCTTAAGGCAAATGGTTCGTCCAAG GTTGGTGTAACTGGATATTGTATGGGGGGTGCTTTGTCCATTGCAAGTGCAGTTCTGGTCCCTGAGGTTGATGCTGTTGTTGCCTTCTATGGAGTTCCTTCATCAGAACTTGCTGATCCCTCCCAGGCAAAGGCTCCTGTGCAGGCTCACTTTGGGGAGCTTGACAACTTTGTTGGATTTTCTGATATCACT GcagcaaaatccttggaggaaaaGTTGAAGCGCTCGGGAGTTCCATATGAGGTTCATATATATCCTGGCTGTGCTCATGCCTTCATGAATGCCTCACCTGATGGCATCAAGAGGAGGAAGGCAATGGGAATGGATGATGAGAACCCTGCAGCTACTGAGTTGGCCTGGTCTCGTTTCCGCTCTTGGATGGGTGCTTACTTGCTGTCTCCTTGA
- the LOC105046479 gene encoding zinc finger BED domain-containing protein RICESLEEPER 1 isoform X1 yields the protein MFDDPVMSESTEMEGSGNTNVTESHNPRSRKLRSLVWNDFTKEQKADGSFVAICNHCKKQLTASSRSGTTHLKNHLGICMSSKRLKRKKLVVRRLVLKSTDAKNDGAPGLEHPQFDQELSRQDLARMIVLHGYPFSVVHHVGFRTFVRNLQPQFKLPSYDVVKADCMKFYENARLRLHEVLDKLHCRVSLTVDIWRSGDGLEYVCLMCHYVDDEWKLKKKILNFVPIEAPLAGEEISKSIAEKLREWNIDKKLGSMVLDNCSTSDIVTRELLKSLRPKGFLLSNGDLFCVHSCAHVLNLMVQESMELACELTNRVRNSVQHVKSSQERSIRFQKAAKQVGAPEKPLVLDAPTSWVSTYLMLETACQYQDAFSCLAEWDADFTDFLSSKAWSDAKAVTECLEVLYHVIEKFSATRVPTANLYFNDICGIHLLMKRWCMSPHPIVASMAAQMLEKFEQYWDLTRIVMAIASILDPRYKMKSIEYYFKLIYGDPYEAKARIDNIRNSFINLYNEYALQSANSSKNQALLCYVGNTSGYTSSESGTGGESKTSYRVTLSDTRRGLDQYLQETSSSQPSKSDMDMYLEEAVHPSKEGLDDNFNILAWWKFNAAKYPVLSMMAHDILAIPVSIVPLDSEARTLNQYLSPMDPIIVQGIICAQDWLKDEIEASPTVGPMDALALVSAAAGLEGDDECMMPPNGDEFSPLSK from the exons ATGTTTGATGATCCAGTTATGTCAGAATCCACCGAGATGGAAGGGTCTGGTAACACAAACGTCACTGAATCGCACAATCCTCGATCAAGAAAGCTGAGGTCGCTCGTCTGGAATGATTTCACCAAGGAGCAGAAGGCCGACGGTAGTTTCGTCGCGATCTGCAATCACTGCAAGAAGCAGCTGACGGCGAGCAGTCGGAGCGGGACGACGCATTTGAAGAACCATTTGGGGATTTGTATGTCCAGCAAGCGATTAAAGAGGAAGAAGCTGGTCGTCCGGCGGCTGGTCCTCAAGTCGACCGATGCCAAGAATGATGGTGCCCCTGGTCTGGAGCACCCTCAGTTTGATCAAGAATTGAGTCGGCAGGACCTTGCCCGTATGATCGTTCTACATGGCTATCCTTTCTCCGTTGTTCATCACGTCGGCTTTAGAACGTTTGTGAGAAACCTTCAGCCGCAGTTTAAGTTACCGTCTTATGATGTGGTGAAAGCAGATTGCATGAAGTTCTATGAGAATGCGAGGCTTAGGCTGCATGAGGTCCTCGACAAGCTTCATTGTCGAGTTAGTCTTACGGTTGATATATGGAGATCGGGTGATGGTCTGGAATATGTCTGCTTGATGTGCCACTATGTCGATGATGAATGGAAGCTTAAGAAGAAGATTCTCAACTTTGTACCTATTGAAGCTCCATTGGCTGGGGAAGAAATTAGTAAATCCATTGCGGAGAAGTTGCGTGAGTGgaatattgataaaaaattaggTAGCATGGTCTTGGATAATTGTAGCACCAGTGATATAGTGACAAGAGAGCTTCTCAAATCTCTTCGGCCGAAAGGTTTCCTTCTTTCCAATGGTGATCTATTTTGTGTGCATTCCTGTGCACATGTACTGAATCTCATGGTCCAAGAAAGTATGGAACTTGCATGTGAGCTAACTAATAGAGTCCGGAATAGTGTGCAACATGTGAAATCCTCACAAGAAAGAAGCATAAGATTTCAGAAGGCAGCAAAGCAAGTGGGAGCCCCAGAGAAGCCACTAGTTCTTGATGCTCCAACTAGCTGGGTCTCTACTTATTTAATGCTTGAAACTGCATGCCAGTATCAGGATGCTTTCTCTTGTCTGGCAGAATGGGATGCTGATTTCACAGACTTTCTATCTTCCAAGGCCTGGAGTGATGCTAAAGCTGTTACTGAATGTCTAGAAGTGCTGTACCATGTTATAGAGAAGTTCTCAGCCACGAGAGTTCCAACTGCCAATCTTTATTTCAATGATATATGTGGTATTCATTTGCTCATGAAGAGGTGGTGCATGAGCCCACATCCCATTGTTGCATCAATGGCTGCACAAATGCTTGAGAAATTCGAGCAGTATTGGGACTTGACTCGAATAGTAATGGCAATTGCTTCTATTTTAGATCCTCGATACAAGATGAAGTCTATCGAGTACTACTTCAAACTAATCTATGGTGATCCATATGAAGCCAAGGCAAGGATCGATAATATCCGTAACAGTTTTATAAACCTTTACAATGAATATGCACTTCAGTCAGCTAATTCTTCAAAAAATCAAGCACTCCTCTGCTATGTAGGAAATACTAGTGGCTACACTAGTTCTGAGAGTGGAACTGGGGGAGAATCTAAAACATCCTATCGTGTTACACTGTCTGACACACGGCGTGGACTTGATCAGTATCTTCAagagacttcatcaagtcaaccaTCAAAATCTGATATGGATATGTACTTGGAGGAAGCTGTTCATCCCTCAAAAGAAGGTCTCGATGATAATTTTAACATCTTAGCTTGGTGGAAGTTTAATGCAGCAAAATATCCTGTCCTTTCTATGATGGCCCATGATATTTTGGCGATTCCTGTGTCAATTGTTCCATTAGACAGTGAAGCTAGAACGCTCAATCAGTATCTGAGTCCCATGGACCCAATTATTGTACAAGGCATTATATGTGCACAGGATTGGCTAAAAGATGAAATTGAAG CATCACCAACAGTTGGACCAATGGATGCCCTTGCACTTGTTTCTGCAGCTGCTGGCTTGGAGGGTGATGATGAGTGTATGATGCCACCTAATGGAGATGAATTTTCTCCACTATCAAAATAG
- the LOC105046479 gene encoding zinc finger BED domain-containing protein RICESLEEPER 2 isoform X3 — MFDDPVMSESTEMEGSGNTNVTESHNPRSRKLRSLVWNDFTKEQKADGSFVAICNHCKKQLTASSRSGTTHLKNHLGICMSSKRLKRKKLVVRRLVLKSTDAKNDGAPGLEHPQFDQELSRQDLARMIVLHGYPFSVVHHVGFRTFVRNLQPQFKLPSYDVVKADCMKFYENARLRLHEVLDKLHCRVSLTVDIWRSGDGLEYVCLMCHYVDDEWKLKKKILNFVPIEAPLAGEEISKSIAEKLREWNIDKKLGSMVLDNCSTSDIVTRELLKSLRPKGFLLSNGDLFCVHSCAHVLNLMVQESMELACELTNRVRNSVQHVKSSQERSIRFQKAAKQVGAPEKPLVLDAPTSWVSTYLMLETACQYQDAFSCLAEWDADFTDFLSSKAWSDAKAVTECLEVLYHVIEKFSATRVPTANLYFNDICGIHLLMKRWCMSPHPIVASMAAQMLEKFEQYWDLTRIVMAIASILDPRYKMKSIEYYFKLIYGDPYEAKARIDNIRNSFINLYNEYALQSANSSKNQALLCYVGNTSGYTSSESGTGGESKTSYRVTLSDTRRGLDQYLQETSSSQPSKSDMDMYLEEAVHPSKEGLDDNFNILAWWKFNAAKYPVLSMMAHDILAIPVSIVPLDSEARTLNQYLSPMDPIIVQGIICAQDWLKDEIEAAGLEGDDECMMPPNGDEFSPLSK, encoded by the exons ATGTTTGATGATCCAGTTATGTCAGAATCCACCGAGATGGAAGGGTCTGGTAACACAAACGTCACTGAATCGCACAATCCTCGATCAAGAAAGCTGAGGTCGCTCGTCTGGAATGATTTCACCAAGGAGCAGAAGGCCGACGGTAGTTTCGTCGCGATCTGCAATCACTGCAAGAAGCAGCTGACGGCGAGCAGTCGGAGCGGGACGACGCATTTGAAGAACCATTTGGGGATTTGTATGTCCAGCAAGCGATTAAAGAGGAAGAAGCTGGTCGTCCGGCGGCTGGTCCTCAAGTCGACCGATGCCAAGAATGATGGTGCCCCTGGTCTGGAGCACCCTCAGTTTGATCAAGAATTGAGTCGGCAGGACCTTGCCCGTATGATCGTTCTACATGGCTATCCTTTCTCCGTTGTTCATCACGTCGGCTTTAGAACGTTTGTGAGAAACCTTCAGCCGCAGTTTAAGTTACCGTCTTATGATGTGGTGAAAGCAGATTGCATGAAGTTCTATGAGAATGCGAGGCTTAGGCTGCATGAGGTCCTCGACAAGCTTCATTGTCGAGTTAGTCTTACGGTTGATATATGGAGATCGGGTGATGGTCTGGAATATGTCTGCTTGATGTGCCACTATGTCGATGATGAATGGAAGCTTAAGAAGAAGATTCTCAACTTTGTACCTATTGAAGCTCCATTGGCTGGGGAAGAAATTAGTAAATCCATTGCGGAGAAGTTGCGTGAGTGgaatattgataaaaaattaggTAGCATGGTCTTGGATAATTGTAGCACCAGTGATATAGTGACAAGAGAGCTTCTCAAATCTCTTCGGCCGAAAGGTTTCCTTCTTTCCAATGGTGATCTATTTTGTGTGCATTCCTGTGCACATGTACTGAATCTCATGGTCCAAGAAAGTATGGAACTTGCATGTGAGCTAACTAATAGAGTCCGGAATAGTGTGCAACATGTGAAATCCTCACAAGAAAGAAGCATAAGATTTCAGAAGGCAGCAAAGCAAGTGGGAGCCCCAGAGAAGCCACTAGTTCTTGATGCTCCAACTAGCTGGGTCTCTACTTATTTAATGCTTGAAACTGCATGCCAGTATCAGGATGCTTTCTCTTGTCTGGCAGAATGGGATGCTGATTTCACAGACTTTCTATCTTCCAAGGCCTGGAGTGATGCTAAAGCTGTTACTGAATGTCTAGAAGTGCTGTACCATGTTATAGAGAAGTTCTCAGCCACGAGAGTTCCAACTGCCAATCTTTATTTCAATGATATATGTGGTATTCATTTGCTCATGAAGAGGTGGTGCATGAGCCCACATCCCATTGTTGCATCAATGGCTGCACAAATGCTTGAGAAATTCGAGCAGTATTGGGACTTGACTCGAATAGTAATGGCAATTGCTTCTATTTTAGATCCTCGATACAAGATGAAGTCTATCGAGTACTACTTCAAACTAATCTATGGTGATCCATATGAAGCCAAGGCAAGGATCGATAATATCCGTAACAGTTTTATAAACCTTTACAATGAATATGCACTTCAGTCAGCTAATTCTTCAAAAAATCAAGCACTCCTCTGCTATGTAGGAAATACTAGTGGCTACACTAGTTCTGAGAGTGGAACTGGGGGAGAATCTAAAACATCCTATCGTGTTACACTGTCTGACACACGGCGTGGACTTGATCAGTATCTTCAagagacttcatcaagtcaaccaTCAAAATCTGATATGGATATGTACTTGGAGGAAGCTGTTCATCCCTCAAAAGAAGGTCTCGATGATAATTTTAACATCTTAGCTTGGTGGAAGTTTAATGCAGCAAAATATCCTGTCCTTTCTATGATGGCCCATGATATTTTGGCGATTCCTGTGTCAATTGTTCCATTAGACAGTGAAGCTAGAACGCTCAATCAGTATCTGAGTCCCATGGACCCAATTATTGTACAAGGCATTATATGTGCACAGGATTGGCTAAAAGATGAAATTGAAG CTGCTGGCTTGGAGGGTGATGATGAGTGTATGATGCCACCTAATGGAGATGAATTTTCTCCACTATCAAAATAG
- the LOC105049250 gene encoding pentatricopeptide repeat-containing protein At4g04370, which yields MRRPPPHCFPQLLSQYRFALSRGNGIPPHPHAFPPLLKACASLGLFPLGLALHLHAIIFGYFPCDPYISSSLLHMYSQNGDLASARRVFDQMPLPLRNTVVPWSAIIAAHSRAGDAAAAFSLYNQMRGLEIQPNSITLLSLLSAAVSRLDHLQCLHASAIRHGFEADLVLTNSMLNVYATCGRPDLARRLFDSMPLRDIVSWNSMLSGYARTDGCVAGLIDLFRRMRVVKGIHPDHQTYGSLISCFTNTKNGGGEVSIQLGKSVHALVVTSGVGMDAHVQTALVSMYLKFGRLNDAFLLFDQAQDHRDIVLWTAMISGLAQNDGADKALVVFSQMLSSGVIPATTTIASALSACAQLGLSSAGASIHGYVIRQRMPLDTAAQNSLMTMYAKCGRIRLCQCVFDMMQDRDLVSWNAVISGHGQSGHLAEAFILFRRMRLAQQRADAVTMVSLLQACASVGGLHHGKSVHNFVIRHGLHLSISIDTSLVDMYSKCGDLEAARTCFVLMPQQDLVSWSAIISGYGNHGMGILALKMFEEFLSKGMQPNDVMFLAVLSACSHAGLISEGLKIFNSMEEDYGVVPRLEHCACIIDMLCRAKMVKEALDFIKTMPSKCTPDVLGILLDACRTNGFVHLTEEVATEIVRLRPESAGNYVQLANSYAVMRRWDGVGETWAQMRALGLKKTPGWSFIELNGTITTFFADHSSHPQHDEMVSLLKILDGEMREISKSSTPKLYGISCNFHEFFEQVPISHVNFEKQCSHWALPSQP from the coding sequence ATGCGACGACCACCACCCCACTGCTTCCCGCAACTCCTGTCTCAGTATCGCTTCGCGCTCTCCCGCGGCAATGGCATCCCCCCGCACCCCCACGCCTTCCCTCCCCTCCTCAAGGCCTGTGCCTCCCTCGGCCTCTTCCCCCTCGGCCTCGCCCTCCACCTCCATGCCATCATCTTTGGTTACTTCCCCTGCGACCCTTACatctcctcctccctcctccaCATGTACTCCCAGAACGGCGACCTCGCCAGCGCCCGTCGTGTATTCGACCAAATGCCACTCCCTCTCCGCAACACCGTCGTCCCCTGGTCCGCCATCATCGCCGCGCACTCCCGAGCAGGCGACGCCGCCGCGGCCTTCTCTCTGTACAACCAAATGCGCGGCCTTGAAATCCAGCCCAATTCGATCACTCTGTTATCTCTGCTCTCGGCGGCGGTCTCACGGCTCGACCATTTGCAATGCCTGCACGCCTCCGCGATCCGACATGGTTTTGAGGCCGATCTCGTCCTCACTAATTCGATGCTGAATGTGTATGCTACATGCGGAAGACCCGATCTCGCTCGGAGATTGTTCGATTCGATGCCGCTGAGAGACATCGTCTCATGGAATTCTATGCTTTCAGGCTACGCTCGGACTGACGGATGTGTAGCCGGATTGATTGATTTGTTCAGGAGAATGAGAGTCGTGAAAGGCATCCATCCTGATCATCAAACTTATGGGTCTTTGATATCATGCTTCACAAACACAAAGAATGGAGGAGGAGAAGTATCGATACAATTAGGCAAGTCAGTTCACGCCCTGGTCGTCACCTCTGGAGTTGGAATGGATGCCCATGTCCAGACTGCTCTTGTCAGCATGTACCtgaaatttggaagattgaaTGATGCATTTCTGCTCTTCGACCAAGCTCAGGATCATCGAGACATTGTATTGTGGACTGCCATGATCTCGGGTCTCGCCCAAAATGATGGAGCTGACAAGGCTTTGGTTGTTTTCTCCCAGATGTTGAGCTCGGGAGTCATTCCGGCAACCACAACAATAGCTAGTGCTTTATCAGCTTGTGCTCAGTTGGGTTTGTCTAGTGCAGGGGCATCCATCCATGGCTATGTCATCAGGCAGAGAATGCCATTAGATACTGCTGCTCAGAACTCGCTCATGACCATGTATGCAAAATGCGGTCGTATAAGGCTGTGCCAATGTGTCTTTGATATGATGCAGGATCGAGATCTTGTCTCATGGAATGCAGTGATTTCGGGTCATGGTCAGAGTGGCCATTTAGCAGAGGCGTTCATTCTTTTCAGGAGAATGAGATTGGCGCAACAAAGGGCCGATGCGGTCACCATGGTTTCACTCCTCCAGGCCTGTGCATCTGTAGGGGGTCTTCACCATGGGAAATCAGTTCACAACTTCGTAATCAGACATGGGCTGCATCTCTCTATCTCCATTGACACATCTCTGGTTGATATGTACTCAAAATGTGGCGATCTAGAGGCTGCTAGAACGTGTTTTGTTTTGATGCCACAGCAGGATCTTGTGTCATGGAGTGCGATTATCTCAGGGTATGGGAATCATGGAATGGGAATTCTTGCTCTTAAAATGTTTGAGGAGTTCCTCAGTAAGGGAATGCAGCCAAATGATGTCATGTTTCTAGCTGTGCTTTCGGCTTGTAGTCATGCAGGGCTCATTTCAGAAGGTCTAAAAATATTCAACTCCATGGAAGAGGATTATGGTGTGGTACCCAGGCTCGAGCATTGTGCATGCATCATTGATATGCTTTGTAGGGCTAAGATGGTGAAAGAAGCGCTTGACTTCATAAAGACAATGCCATCAAAGTGCACTCCTGATGTTTTAGGGATACTTCTTGATGCTTGTAGGACAAATGGATTTGTACATCTTACAGAAGAGGTTGCGACAGAGATTGTCAGATTGAGGCCTGAATCTGCTGGAAATTATGTCCAGTTGGCAAATAGCTATGCTGTGATGAGAAGGTGGGATGGTGTGGGGGAGACATGGGCACAGATGAGAGCATTGGGCCTCAAGAAGACACCTGGATGGAGTTTTATCGAGTTGAATGGGACCATCACGACATTCTTTGCAGATCATTCTTCGCATCCGCAGCATGACGAAATGGTATCACTGTTGAAGATCTTGGATGGTGAGATGAGGGAAATTAGCAAAAGCTCCACTCCTAAGCTATATGGGATCAGCTGCAATTTCCATGAATTCTTTGAACAGGTGCCAATTTCCCATGTTAACTTTGAAAAACAATGCTCTCATTGGGCTTTGCCATCCCAACCTTAA
- the LOC105046479 gene encoding zinc finger BED domain-containing protein RICESLEEPER 1 isoform X2, giving the protein MSESTEMEGSGNTNVTESHNPRSRKLRSLVWNDFTKEQKADGSFVAICNHCKKQLTASSRSGTTHLKNHLGICMSSKRLKRKKLVVRRLVLKSTDAKNDGAPGLEHPQFDQELSRQDLARMIVLHGYPFSVVHHVGFRTFVRNLQPQFKLPSYDVVKADCMKFYENARLRLHEVLDKLHCRVSLTVDIWRSGDGLEYVCLMCHYVDDEWKLKKKILNFVPIEAPLAGEEISKSIAEKLREWNIDKKLGSMVLDNCSTSDIVTRELLKSLRPKGFLLSNGDLFCVHSCAHVLNLMVQESMELACELTNRVRNSVQHVKSSQERSIRFQKAAKQVGAPEKPLVLDAPTSWVSTYLMLETACQYQDAFSCLAEWDADFTDFLSSKAWSDAKAVTECLEVLYHVIEKFSATRVPTANLYFNDICGIHLLMKRWCMSPHPIVASMAAQMLEKFEQYWDLTRIVMAIASILDPRYKMKSIEYYFKLIYGDPYEAKARIDNIRNSFINLYNEYALQSANSSKNQALLCYVGNTSGYTSSESGTGGESKTSYRVTLSDTRRGLDQYLQETSSSQPSKSDMDMYLEEAVHPSKEGLDDNFNILAWWKFNAAKYPVLSMMAHDILAIPVSIVPLDSEARTLNQYLSPMDPIIVQGIICAQDWLKDEIEASPTVGPMDALALVSAAAGLEGDDECMMPPNGDEFSPLSK; this is encoded by the exons ATGTCAGAATCCACCGAGATGGAAGGGTCTGGTAACACAAACGTCACTGAATCGCACAATCCTCGATCAAGAAAGCTGAGGTCGCTCGTCTGGAATGATTTCACCAAGGAGCAGAAGGCCGACGGTAGTTTCGTCGCGATCTGCAATCACTGCAAGAAGCAGCTGACGGCGAGCAGTCGGAGCGGGACGACGCATTTGAAGAACCATTTGGGGATTTGTATGTCCAGCAAGCGATTAAAGAGGAAGAAGCTGGTCGTCCGGCGGCTGGTCCTCAAGTCGACCGATGCCAAGAATGATGGTGCCCCTGGTCTGGAGCACCCTCAGTTTGATCAAGAATTGAGTCGGCAGGACCTTGCCCGTATGATCGTTCTACATGGCTATCCTTTCTCCGTTGTTCATCACGTCGGCTTTAGAACGTTTGTGAGAAACCTTCAGCCGCAGTTTAAGTTACCGTCTTATGATGTGGTGAAAGCAGATTGCATGAAGTTCTATGAGAATGCGAGGCTTAGGCTGCATGAGGTCCTCGACAAGCTTCATTGTCGAGTTAGTCTTACGGTTGATATATGGAGATCGGGTGATGGTCTGGAATATGTCTGCTTGATGTGCCACTATGTCGATGATGAATGGAAGCTTAAGAAGAAGATTCTCAACTTTGTACCTATTGAAGCTCCATTGGCTGGGGAAGAAATTAGTAAATCCATTGCGGAGAAGTTGCGTGAGTGgaatattgataaaaaattaggTAGCATGGTCTTGGATAATTGTAGCACCAGTGATATAGTGACAAGAGAGCTTCTCAAATCTCTTCGGCCGAAAGGTTTCCTTCTTTCCAATGGTGATCTATTTTGTGTGCATTCCTGTGCACATGTACTGAATCTCATGGTCCAAGAAAGTATGGAACTTGCATGTGAGCTAACTAATAGAGTCCGGAATAGTGTGCAACATGTGAAATCCTCACAAGAAAGAAGCATAAGATTTCAGAAGGCAGCAAAGCAAGTGGGAGCCCCAGAGAAGCCACTAGTTCTTGATGCTCCAACTAGCTGGGTCTCTACTTATTTAATGCTTGAAACTGCATGCCAGTATCAGGATGCTTTCTCTTGTCTGGCAGAATGGGATGCTGATTTCACAGACTTTCTATCTTCCAAGGCCTGGAGTGATGCTAAAGCTGTTACTGAATGTCTAGAAGTGCTGTACCATGTTATAGAGAAGTTCTCAGCCACGAGAGTTCCAACTGCCAATCTTTATTTCAATGATATATGTGGTATTCATTTGCTCATGAAGAGGTGGTGCATGAGCCCACATCCCATTGTTGCATCAATGGCTGCACAAATGCTTGAGAAATTCGAGCAGTATTGGGACTTGACTCGAATAGTAATGGCAATTGCTTCTATTTTAGATCCTCGATACAAGATGAAGTCTATCGAGTACTACTTCAAACTAATCTATGGTGATCCATATGAAGCCAAGGCAAGGATCGATAATATCCGTAACAGTTTTATAAACCTTTACAATGAATATGCACTTCAGTCAGCTAATTCTTCAAAAAATCAAGCACTCCTCTGCTATGTAGGAAATACTAGTGGCTACACTAGTTCTGAGAGTGGAACTGGGGGAGAATCTAAAACATCCTATCGTGTTACACTGTCTGACACACGGCGTGGACTTGATCAGTATCTTCAagagacttcatcaagtcaaccaTCAAAATCTGATATGGATATGTACTTGGAGGAAGCTGTTCATCCCTCAAAAGAAGGTCTCGATGATAATTTTAACATCTTAGCTTGGTGGAAGTTTAATGCAGCAAAATATCCTGTCCTTTCTATGATGGCCCATGATATTTTGGCGATTCCTGTGTCAATTGTTCCATTAGACAGTGAAGCTAGAACGCTCAATCAGTATCTGAGTCCCATGGACCCAATTATTGTACAAGGCATTATATGTGCACAGGATTGGCTAAAAGATGAAATTGAAG CATCACCAACAGTTGGACCAATGGATGCCCTTGCACTTGTTTCTGCAGCTGCTGGCTTGGAGGGTGATGATGAGTGTATGATGCCACCTAATGGAGATGAATTTTCTCCACTATCAAAATAG